A stretch of the Lactuca sativa cultivar Salinas chromosome 9, Lsat_Salinas_v11, whole genome shotgun sequence genome encodes the following:
- the LOC128125925 gene encoding uncharacterized mitochondrial protein AtMg00810-like has product MEQPPGFVDPRFPNHVCRLKKALYGLKQAPRAWFHRLTSFLIANACIIYLLVYVDDLILTGNNEQVISSFITKLHREFAVKDLGDLNYFLGLEVSYTDDGLFLSQSKYAHDILDRANLLHAKPVGTPLASHEIFTSTGTSYSNPTEYCSLVGVLQYLTITRPDISYAVNQISQFLQNPTIDHFQGVKRILRYIKGTVSFGLTFKKPNDTSILGYSDADWARCIETRRSTYGYSIFLGGNLVLQSAKKQPMVARSNCESEYRAMANTAVEIVWVTHLLCELHALPPDRPTLLCDKRSALFLSQNPVSHKQAKHIDLDYHFIRELISSGRLCTKFVPTKLQVADIFTKILPRPQFEFFRAMLCLGPPPSCLRGDIRNKST; this is encoded by the exons ATGGAACAACCACCTGGTTTTGTCGACCCTCGTTTTCCTAATCACGTTTGCAGGTTAAAGAAAGCATTATATGGGCTAAAACAAGCTCCGCGAGCATGGTTTCATCGTCTTACTTCCTTTCTTATTGCAAACG CGTGCATTATTTATCTTCTTGTTTATGTTGATGATCTCATTTTAACCGGCAACAACGAACAAGTTATCTCTTCGTTTATTACTAAACTTCATCGAGAATTTGCAGTTAAGGATCTTGGTGACCTAAACTACTTCTTGGGTCTTGAAGTTTCATATACGGATGATGGCTTATTTCTTAGTCAGTCTAAATATGCGCATGACATTCTAGACCGAGCAAATCTTCTCCATGCTAAACCCGTAGGCACACCTCTAGCCTCCCATGAGATATTCACGTCCACTGGTACCTCATATTCTAATCCAACAGAGTACTGCTCGTTAGTGGGTGTGCTTCAGTACTTGACCATTACTCGACCTGATATCTCATATGCAGTTAATCAAATAAGTCAGTTTCTTCAAAACCCTACGATAGATCATTTTCAAGGTGTCAAGAGAATTCTTCGTTATATCAAGGGCACCGTTTCTTTTGGGCTTACTTTCAAAAAGCCTAATGACACATCTATTTTGGGTTATTCGGATGCTGATTGGGCTAGATGTATAGAAACCCGAAGATCCACATATGGTTACTCCATTTTTCTTGGGGGTAATCTAGTTTTGCAGAGTGCTAAAAAGCAGCCTATGGTTGCTCGTTCAAACTGTGAGTCGGAATACCGGGCAATGGCAAACACCGCTGTTGAAATCGTTTGGGTCACTCACTTGTTGTGTGAACTTCATGCTTTACCTCCAGATCGCCCAACTCTATTATGTGACAAACGTAGTGCTCTATTCCTAAGCCAAAATCCGGTGTCTCATAAACAGGCAAAACATATTGATCTTGATTATCATTTTATTCGCGAGCTCATTTCATCTGGCAGATTGTGTACTAAATTTGTTCCTACCAAGCTTCAGGtggctgacatcttcacaaaAATTCTTCCACGTCCACAATTTGAATTCTTTCGAGCTATGCTTTGTCTTGGACCACCACCGTCTTGCTTGCGGGGGGATATTAGGAATAAATCAACATAA
- the LOC111878999 gene encoding MACPF domain-containing protein At4g24290, translating to MKSLNSHVGSSYLIYITVHFNYLQDQIQWSDDKNLKHIYRRRGGSDDRNLQHNEWLQTVQSEPDVITMSFVPITSLLNGVRGSGFLSHAINLYLRYKPPFEELHQFLDFQLPRQWSLIFSEQHEQQSSTYLQFRISGPKLYIYTNLVDVGKMPITGLRLHLNPDRNNQLEIHLQHLTSPPKFFQLEDSVTRILNSDCDDPKYYERLQGIIYDHICTAPVESEDKFSIVTGAQLQVGNHRFKKVLFLRLQFSKVLGCTANKNPEWDVSPIQKAESSIAFTEKVLPQQFQAIHAPLHEPKLVVHTKKMQKLLHLVDTTEVKRGPQESPGYWVVSGARLVVEKRNNSLLILHQKISLEVKYSLLDC from the exons atgAAGTCCCTTAACTCACATGTTGGTTCCAGTTACTTAATATATATCACTGTTCATTTCAATTATTTGCAGGATCAAATACAGTGGAGTGATGACAAGAACCTAAAGCATATTTATAGAAGGAGAGGTGGGAGTGATGATAGGAACCTACAACATAATGAGTGGTTACAAACGGTACAGTCTGAACCAGATGTGATCACAATGTCCTTCGTTCCAATAACCTCTTTGCTAAATGGTGTTAGGGGAAGTGGATTCTTAAGTCATGCCATAAATCTCTATTTACGCT ATAAACCTCCATTCGAAGAGCTTCACCAGTTTCTGGACTTCCAGCTACCAAGACAATGGTCCCTTATATTCAGTGAGCAGCATGAGCAGCAAAGTTCAACGTATTTACAGTTCAGGATTTCTGGGCCCAAGCTCTACATATATACCAATCTG GTCGATGTAGGTAAGATGCCCATAACGGGCCTCCGACTTCACCTCAATCCTGATAGAAACAATCAATTAGAGATCCACCTACAACACCTCACCTCTCCCCCAAAATTCTTCCAACTAGAAGACTCGGTAACCAGAATCTTAAATTCTGATTGTGACGATCCCAAATACTATGAACGGCTCCAAGGGATTATCTATGACCACATCTGCACCGCCCCGGTTGAGTCCGAAGACAAATTCTCAATCGTAACCGGAGCCCAGTTACAAGTCGGGAATCATAGGTTCAAAAAAGTCCTCTTCTTACGCCTCCAGTTCTCAAAAGTACTCGGTTGCACTGCAAACAAGAATCCAGAATGGGATGTGTCTCCAATCCAGAAAGCGGAATCTTCAATTGCTTTCACGGAGAAGGTCCTCCCACAACAGTTTCAAGCCATTCACGCCCCACTGCACGAACCGAAGCTTGTGGTCCATACAAAGAAGATGCAGAAGCTATTACATCTTGTGGACACGACGGAGGTGAAACGGGGCCCACAAGAGAGCCCAGGGTATTGGGTTGTCTCAGGAGCTAGACTTGTTGTGGAGAAGAGAAATAATTCTCTTCTTATATTACATCAAAAGATCTCTCTTGAGGTTAAATACTCTTTGCTCGATTGTTAA